From Elephas maximus indicus isolate mEleMax1 chromosome 1, mEleMax1 primary haplotype, whole genome shotgun sequence, a single genomic window includes:
- the MRPL14 gene encoding 39S ribosomal protein L14, mitochondrial isoform X3 — protein sequence MAFCPGLWGTLAHVSKALSQRCFSTTESLSAIQKMTRVRVVDNSTLGNTSYHRPPRCIHVYTKNGVGKVGDQILLAIRGEKRKALIVGHRMPGPQMTPRFDSNNVVLIEDNGNPVGTRIKTPIPTSLRQREGEYSKVLAIAQNFV from the exons ATGGCTTTCTGTCCTGGGCTCTGGGGCACTCTCGCCCATGTAAGCAAAGCCCTCAGCCAGCGCTGCTTCAG CACCACCGAGAGTCTCAGTGCCATTCAGAAGATGACCCGGGTGCGTGTGGTGGACAACAGCACCCTGGGGAACACCTCGTACCACCGCCCTCCTCGCTGCATCCACGTCTATACCAAGAATGGGGTGGGCAAGGTGGGTGACCAGATACTGCTGGCCATcaggggagagaagagaaaggcgCTCATTGTGGGGCATCGCATGCCTGGTCCCCAGATGACCCCCAGGTTCGACTCCAACAATGTGGTCCTCATTGAGGATaatgggaaccctgtggggaCCCGAATTAAGACACCCATCCCCACCAGCCTACGCCAGAGAGAGGGCGAGTATTCCAAGGTGCTGGCCATTGCTCAGAACTTTGTGTGA